One region of Erythrobacter insulae genomic DNA includes:
- a CDS encoding acyl-CoA carboxylase subunit beta, giving the protein MSANIAEMERRRAAAELGGGEKRIAAQHAKGKLTARERIDVLLDEGSFEELDRFVEHDCVDFGMAEQKIPGDGVVTGSGTINGRLVYVYSQDFTVFGGSLSKRHAEKICKVMETAMKVGAPVIGMNDSGGARIQEGVASLGGYADVFQRNVLASGVIPQISLIMGPCAGGAVYSPAMTDFIFMVKDSSYMFVTGPEVVKTVTNEEVTQEELGGAITHTTKTSVADIAFENDVEALLATRRFFQYLPLSNRETAPVLPVNDPWDRIEQSLDTLIPDNANQPYDMHEVITKIVDEGDFFEIQPAHAANIICGFGRVEGRTVGVVANQPMVLAGVLDINSSKKAARFVRFCDAFEIPIVTLVDVPGFLPGTSQELGGIIKHGAKLLFAYGEATVPKITIITRKAYGGAYDVMASKHLRGDLNYAWPTAEIAVMGAKGAVEIIFRQDRGDAEKIAEKTKEYEDRFANPFVAAQRGYIDEVIYPRNTRKRIALGLRKLRTKQLENPWKKHDNIPL; this is encoded by the coding sequence ATGTCCGCCAATATTGCCGAAATGGAACGTCGCCGTGCTGCTGCCGAACTGGGCGGCGGTGAAAAACGCATCGCCGCACAGCACGCAAAAGGTAAACTGACCGCGCGCGAACGGATCGACGTGCTGCTTGATGAAGGCAGCTTTGAGGAGCTGGACCGTTTTGTCGAGCATGACTGCGTCGATTTCGGAATGGCCGAACAGAAGATCCCCGGCGACGGTGTGGTCACCGGATCGGGCACGATCAATGGCCGTCTGGTTTATGTCTACAGCCAAGACTTCACCGTATTTGGCGGCTCGCTTTCAAAACGCCATGCGGAGAAAATCTGCAAGGTGATGGAAACCGCGATGAAAGTCGGCGCGCCGGTGATCGGCATGAACGACAGCGGCGGCGCGCGTATTCAGGAAGGCGTGGCGTCACTGGGCGGGTATGCCGACGTGTTCCAGCGTAACGTGCTGGCATCCGGCGTCATCCCGCAGATCAGCCTGATTATGGGACCATGTGCGGGCGGGGCGGTGTATTCGCCTGCGATGACCGATTTCATCTTTATGGTGAAAGACAGCAGTTATATGTTCGTCACCGGCCCCGAAGTGGTCAAGACCGTCACCAACGAAGAAGTCACTCAGGAAGAGCTGGGCGGGGCGATCACGCACACGACCAAGACTTCTGTTGCGGACATCGCATTTGAAAACGATGTCGAGGCGCTGCTCGCGACGCGGCGGTTCTTCCAATATCTGCCGCTTTCCAATCGCGAGACAGCTCCGGTGCTTCCGGTCAACGATCCGTGGGACCGTATCGAGCAAAGCCTCGACACTCTGATCCCCGATAATGCGAACCAACCCTATGACATGCATGAGGTGATCACCAAGATCGTGGACGAAGGCGATTTCTTCGAAATCCAGCCGGCCCATGCCGCGAACATCATCTGCGGGTTTGGCCGGGTCGAAGGGCGCACCGTGGGCGTGGTCGCGAACCAGCCGATGGTGCTGGCGGGCGTGCTCGATATCAACTCGTCCAAGAAAGCCGCGCGGTTCGTGCGGTTCTGCGATGCGTTCGAAATCCCGATTGTGACGCTGGTGGATGTGCCCGGCTTCCTGCCCGGTACAAGCCAGGAGCTGGGCGGTATTATCAAACACGGCGCAAAGCTGTTGTTCGCTTATGGCGAGGCCACGGTGCCGAAGATCACGATCATCACGCGCAAAGCGTATGGCGGTGCGTATGACGTGATGGCGTCAAAGCACCTGCGCGGAGACCTCAACTACGCATGGCCTACGGCTGAAATCGCGGTAATGGGCGCAAAAGGCGCAGTGGAGATTATCTTCCGCCAAGACCGCGGCGACGCGGAGAAGATCGCCGAGAAAACGAAGGAATACGAAGATCGTTTCGCCAACCCGTTTGTGGCCGCACAGCGCGGCTATATTGACGAGGTGATCTACCCGCGGAATACTAGGAAACGGATCGCGCTGGGTCTAAGGAAGCTGCGGACAAAGCAGCTTGAGAACCCTTGGAAGAAGCACGATAATATTCCGCTGTGA
- the mce gene encoding methylmalonyl-CoA epimerase, protein MKLGRLNHIGVATPSIEASIAHYRDVMGALKIHKPFDLEAQGVKVCFVDTPGEGGTFGTQIELIEPLGTDSPINGFLAKNPLGGQHHVCFEVADIDEARKEFEELGKRILGPTRLGAHGTPIFFLHPKDMQGILTEIMETPKEGSHWSN, encoded by the coding sequence ATGAAACTAGGCCGTCTCAACCATATCGGCGTTGCAACGCCGTCCATCGAAGCCTCCATCGCGCATTACCGCGATGTGATGGGCGCGCTCAAAATCCACAAACCCTTCGATCTCGAAGCACAGGGCGTTAAAGTCTGCTTCGTCGATACGCCCGGTGAAGGGGGCACTTTCGGCACCCAGATCGAGCTGATCGAGCCGCTTGGTACCGACAGCCCGATCAACGGCTTCCTCGCCAAAAACCCGCTTGGCGGGCAGCATCATGTCTGTTTCGAAGTCGCCGACATTGATGAAGCGCGCAAGGAATTCGAGGAGCTGGGCAAACGCATTCTTGGCCCCACGCGCCTGGGCGCGCACGGCACCCCGATCTTCTTTCTCCACCCGAAAGATATGCAGGGCATCCTGACCGAGATTATGGAGACACCCAAAGAGGGGTCGCATTGGTCTAATTAA
- a CDS encoding O-acetylhomoserine aminocarboxypropyltransferase, which produces MSDLRPETLTVHAGCEPDPTTNARITPIYQTSSYVFDSPEHAANLFSLAEFGNIYSRIMNPTNDALEKKVAALEGGVGALGVASGHAAQFLAFHTLMEPGCNIVAAKKLYGGSLNQLGEAFKKFGWETRFVDADNPENVRAAMDDKTRCVFIESLANPGGVVSDISAIADVAHAGGVPLMVDNTMASPALCRPIEHGADIVVHSTTKFLNGHGNAIGGVLVDSGNFDWKAQGDKYPSLTKPNGSYHGAVLVDALEPVGPIAFIIACRVLGLRDLGPSMAPMNAFLALTGMETLHLRMERHCANAKALAEWLTEQEAVAWVSYAGLPDNPYYPHAQKYLGGKGGAVFTFGLKGGYEAGVKLVSNVKLFSHLANIGDTRSLIIHPASTTHSQLDEEELIAAGAGPDVIRVSVGIEHIEDIKADLAQGFAE; this is translated from the coding sequence ATGAGCGACCTTCGTCCCGAAACCCTGACCGTTCATGCCGGGTGCGAGCCTGATCCGACAACCAATGCGCGAATTACGCCGATCTACCAAACCTCCTCGTATGTTTTTGATAGCCCGGAGCACGCGGCAAACCTGTTTTCGCTGGCGGAATTTGGCAACATTTACTCGCGGATCATGAACCCAACCAATGATGCGCTGGAAAAGAAAGTCGCCGCGCTCGAAGGCGGTGTTGGAGCCCTCGGCGTTGCGTCTGGCCATGCCGCGCAGTTTCTGGCGTTCCACACATTGATGGAGCCGGGCTGCAACATTGTCGCGGCAAAAAAACTGTATGGCGGATCGCTCAACCAGCTTGGCGAAGCGTTCAAGAAATTCGGGTGGGAAACCCGCTTTGTGGATGCCGATAATCCCGAAAATGTTCGCGCGGCGATGGATGATAAGACGCGCTGCGTCTTTATCGAAAGCCTCGCCAATCCCGGCGGTGTGGTTAGCGATATTTCGGCGATTGCCGATGTCGCTCATGCTGGCGGAGTGCCCCTCATGGTTGATAACACCATGGCCAGTCCCGCGCTGTGCCGACCGATTGAACATGGTGCGGATATCGTCGTTCATTCGACGACCAAATTCCTGAATGGGCATGGCAATGCGATTGGCGGCGTGCTGGTCGATAGCGGTAATTTCGATTGGAAAGCTCAAGGCGACAAATATCCATCGCTTACCAAACCGAACGGCTCCTATCATGGTGCGGTGCTGGTCGATGCGCTTGAGCCAGTTGGTCCGATTGCATTTATCATTGCCTGCCGTGTTCTGGGCCTGCGCGATCTTGGTCCTTCAATGGCACCGATGAACGCCTTTCTGGCGCTGACAGGAATGGAAACGCTGCATCTGCGGATGGAGCGCCATTGCGCAAACGCAAAGGCTTTGGCTGAATGGCTAACGGAGCAGGAAGCTGTCGCATGGGTCAGTTATGCAGGGCTTCCCGACAATCCTTATTACCCACACGCGCAGAAATATCTCGGCGGTAAAGGCGGCGCAGTTTTCACCTTTGGTTTGAAAGGGGGTTACGAGGCCGGTGTGAAGCTGGTTTCAAATGTGAAATTGTTCAGCCATCTTGCGAATATCGGTGATACGCGCTCGCTGATTATCCATCCCGCTTCGACTACGCATAGCCAGTTGGATGAAGAGGAATTGATTGCCGCAGGCGCGGGCCCCGATGTGATCCGCGTATCAGTGGGCATTGAGCATATCGAGGATATCAAGGCTGATCTCGCGCAAGGATTTGCAGAGTAA
- a CDS encoding heme-dependent oxidative N-demethylase family protein, whose product MSLGFSVDELLPKARGGGQLRMGLVRLSEEEWLQPAPDLEARTSGFADWPQGIQLTTEAEASGRELAAMLGINGGLREAALASHEDMCLLTRRAGEDVYRLIGAAVAWPSDWYPSDKIGLPLRALHAPIAGYEAQLATGVDRFMETLKPGAIYGRCNWFIAPTGARRWLANGSADSAFSHVTADNAGETLFVRSERQALRRLPKTGAILFTIGIYVAPLGELSRPNKAMLNDAIETLVTGEGDRRGALHYASQLKNYCERIPE is encoded by the coding sequence ATGAGCCTTGGGTTTTCCGTCGACGAACTTCTTCCGAAAGCGCGCGGAGGCGGCCAGTTACGGATGGGCCTTGTACGATTGTCCGAAGAAGAATGGCTTCAACCAGCACCAGATCTCGAGGCGCGGACATCGGGTTTCGCCGATTGGCCGCAGGGTATTCAGCTAACCACCGAAGCCGAAGCGTCAGGGCGCGAACTTGCCGCGATGTTGGGCATCAACGGAGGCCTGCGCGAGGCTGCGCTGGCGTCCCACGAGGATATGTGTCTGCTGACCCGGCGCGCGGGCGAGGATGTCTATCGCCTTATCGGGGCGGCCGTTGCGTGGCCTTCAGACTGGTACCCCAGCGACAAAATCGGACTGCCTTTGCGCGCGCTTCATGCGCCTATTGCGGGTTATGAAGCGCAGCTTGCCACAGGAGTTGATCGTTTCATGGAAACGTTGAAACCGGGCGCGATTTACGGCCGCTGCAATTGGTTCATTGCTCCGACTGGCGCGCGGCGATGGCTGGCTAATGGATCGGCGGATTCTGCGTTTTCACATGTCACGGCCGACAATGCGGGCGAGACACTTTTTGTTCGGTCGGAGCGGCAAGCGCTTCGCCGGCTGCCAAAGACTGGCGCGATATTGTTCACCATTGGCATCTATGTCGCGCCGCTTGGTGAATTGTCGCGGCCCAATAAAGCCATGCTGAACGACGCGATAGAAACGCTTGTCACGGGCGAGGGTGACCGCCGCGGCGCGCTGCACTATGCATCTCAGCTAAAGAATTATTGTGAGAGGATTCCAGAATGA
- a CDS encoding enoyl-CoA hydratase-related protein — translation MNYETIKVERDGPLLTITLNRPDRLNAMPPQMANEIGQVFYDLGETRAVLITGEGKGFCSGADLSARSTGSKGASHEALSNHYNPAINQIMRANVPVICAVNGPAAGVGCSLALAADFTIAGKSAYFLQAFVNIGLVPDGGSTWLLARAIGRARATRMMMLGEKISAEQAEDWGLIYKCVDDAALMEEARALAAKLANGPTVAYSHIKRNIGAALDGALPQVLQVEAEAQAIAGASDDAKEGGQAFLEKRKAEFKGS, via the coding sequence TTGAATTACGAAACCATCAAAGTTGAGCGCGACGGTCCGCTGCTTACGATCACTCTCAACCGGCCCGATCGGCTCAACGCGATGCCGCCGCAAATGGCGAACGAGATCGGCCAGGTATTTTATGATCTGGGCGAAACGCGCGCTGTGCTGATCACGGGTGAAGGTAAGGGATTTTGTTCGGGCGCCGATCTGTCTGCCCGCAGCACCGGCAGCAAGGGCGCCAGCCATGAGGCGCTTTCCAACCATTACAACCCGGCCATAAACCAGATCATGCGCGCGAATGTGCCGGTGATCTGCGCGGTTAACGGCCCGGCGGCAGGTGTCGGGTGCAGTCTCGCTCTCGCAGCGGATTTCACGATTGCGGGCAAAAGCGCGTATTTCCTTCAAGCCTTCGTCAATATCGGCCTCGTGCCCGATGGCGGATCGACTTGGCTGCTGGCCCGCGCCATCGGCCGCGCCCGCGCCACCCGCATGATGATGCTGGGCGAAAAAATCAGCGCGGAGCAGGCCGAGGATTGGGGGCTGATCTACAAATGCGTGGATGATGCGGCTCTTATGGAAGAAGCCCGCGCTCTGGCTGCGAAGCTCGCCAATGGGCCCACGGTCGCTTATTCGCATATCAAGCGCAATATCGGTGCGGCGTTGGATGGTGCTCTCCCACAGGTCTTGCAGGTCGAGGCTGAGGCGCAAGCAATCGCCGGCGCAAGCGACGATGCGAAAGAGGGCGGACAGGCGTTCCTTGAAAAGCGTAAGGCTGAATTCAAAGGAAGTTGA
- a CDS encoding SDR family oxidoreductase: MDVQGKTILLTGGTAGIGKEMALQLKVKGASVTLTGRNPARLEAMREAGFETMAADFSNAAGVDAFLAEWGARDLDVLINNAGQLVDHDFRAGSGKGAPDPDAADNCIYANLNAPMRLGTALIERLKARPEAAIVNVTSGLAISPAARQPVYCATKAGLRFYTLSLREQLKDTGIHVIEALPPVVDTQMNDGNPMKKMPAEECARQIIEAIEKDRDEANIGMTKALRVMESIHPALARRLTLKF; encoded by the coding sequence ATGGACGTTCAAGGCAAGACAATCCTGCTTACCGGCGGGACCGCCGGCATCGGCAAAGAAATGGCACTTCAGCTCAAGGTAAAGGGCGCTTCGGTCACGCTGACCGGGCGCAATCCCGCTCGGTTGGAGGCGATGCGTGAAGCTGGCTTTGAAACCATGGCTGCCGATTTCTCAAACGCGGCCGGTGTAGACGCGTTTTTGGCGGAGTGGGGAGCGCGCGATCTGGATGTGCTTATCAACAATGCGGGCCAACTGGTGGATCACGATTTCCGCGCTGGTTCAGGCAAAGGCGCGCCTGATCCCGATGCCGCCGATAATTGCATTTATGCCAATCTCAACGCGCCGATGCGTTTAGGCACAGCTTTGATTGAACGTCTCAAAGCTCGCCCCGAAGCCGCCATCGTCAATGTGACCAGCGGTTTGGCGATATCCCCGGCGGCGCGTCAGCCGGTTTATTGCGCGACCAAGGCAGGCCTGCGTTTTTACACGCTCAGTCTGCGGGAGCAGCTGAAAGATACCGGCATTCACGTGATCGAGGCGCTGCCTCCCGTCGTCGATACCCAGATGAACGATGGCAACCCGATGAAGAAGATGCCTGCCGAGGAATGCGCGCGGCAAATCATTGAAGCGATTGAGAAAGACCGCGATGAAGCCAATATTGGCATGACCAAAGCGCTGCGTGTGATGGAATCGATCCATCCGGCGCTGGCACGCCGCCTGACGCTCAAATTCTGA
- a CDS encoding alpha/beta hydrolase, protein MQSRRGSAMIAAIFASIFAILAPAQAAPESTPLIIGETITLTALDEKRQINVILPADYHTATDKAWPVIYMLDGGMNQDLMLVTGLNSWNGLWERSQQAIIVGVQTKDRQRELLIPTSDPAEREQYPSAGESEAFRLWLSSTLQPLIQQKYRTNGTDILVGESAAGHFVVETWMNASSLFDGYGAISPSMQWSDQQLARQIDGNVNGLPPLFVSLADEGGATEEGVMTLIEAMDGNQDFCFSDRRNDLVHANSLHGLLPEALQYLLPTNVEWLSEYGLGLRCERSGQSSDQ, encoded by the coding sequence ATGCAAAGCCGTAGAGGCAGCGCAATGATTGCCGCGATTTTCGCCAGCATATTTGCGATTCTGGCACCGGCTCAAGCGGCGCCCGAATCCACTCCGCTGATTATCGGCGAAACGATCACGCTGACCGCGCTTGATGAAAAGCGGCAGATCAACGTCATTCTCCCGGCGGATTATCACACGGCAACCGACAAGGCGTGGCCCGTCATATATATGCTCGATGGCGGCATGAATCAGGACCTGATGCTGGTAACCGGGTTAAATAGCTGGAACGGGCTGTGGGAGCGCAGCCAGCAGGCGATCATAGTCGGTGTCCAGACAAAGGACCGCCAACGCGAATTGCTCATCCCAACGTCAGATCCCGCAGAGCGGGAGCAATATCCGAGCGCTGGCGAAAGCGAGGCGTTCCGGCTCTGGCTGTCATCGACCCTTCAACCCCTGATCCAGCAGAAATACCGGACAAACGGAACCGATATTCTAGTCGGAGAAAGCGCCGCTGGTCATTTTGTGGTCGAGACGTGGATGAACGCATCCAGCCTGTTCGATGGCTACGGGGCGATTTCCCCCAGTATGCAGTGGAGTGATCAACAACTCGCCCGCCAGATTGACGGCAATGTAAACGGTTTGCCGCCGCTATTTGTGTCGCTTGCAGACGAGGGGGGCGCGACCGAGGAAGGGGTTATGACGCTTATCGAAGCGATGGATGGAAATCAGGATTTCTGCTTTTCAGACCGCAGGAATGATCTGGTTCATGCCAACAGCCTGCACGGGCTTCTGCCCGAAGCCCTGCAATATCTTCTGCCGACAAATGTTGAATGGCTGAGCGAATATGGTCTGGGCTTAAGGTGTGAACGGTCTGGACAATCCAGCGATCAATGA
- the bioB gene encoding biotin synthase BioB: MTQIRTDWTREEIAGLFNLPFTELLFQAASVHRENHPPEQVQLCTLLSIKTGGCPEDCGYCSQSVKADSGVEATKLMDVRAVLQSAAQAKDAGSQRFCMGAAWRNPKDRDMPAIVEIVKGVRAMGLETCMTLGMLEPHQAEMLAEAGLDYYNHNIDSSPEYYERVISTRDFQSRLDTLDHVRNSGINVCSGGIVGMGETREDRVGFVHTLATLDTHPESVPVNALVPVKGTVLGDMLADTPLAKIDDIEFVRTVAVARITMPMSMVRLSAGRESMSEATQALCFLAGANSIFTGDKLLTAPNAGDDSDGALFAKLGLTALQQEEPARACKAVEAAQ; this comes from the coding sequence ATGACCCAAATCCGCACCGACTGGACCCGCGAAGAAATCGCTGGGCTGTTTAACCTCCCTTTCACCGAGCTGCTGTTTCAGGCCGCATCGGTCCACCGCGAGAACCATCCGCCTGAGCAAGTCCAACTGTGCACTTTGCTCTCCATTAAGACCGGAGGCTGCCCGGAGGATTGCGGCTACTGCTCACAATCGGTGAAGGCTGACAGCGGTGTCGAGGCGACCAAGCTGATGGACGTGCGCGCCGTGCTGCAATCTGCGGCTCAGGCCAAGGATGCAGGCAGTCAGCGCTTTTGCATGGGCGCGGCGTGGCGCAATCCCAAGGACAGAGACATGCCTGCGATTGTCGAGATCGTGAAGGGCGTTCGCGCGATGGGTCTGGAGACCTGCATGACACTGGGCATGTTGGAGCCCCACCAGGCCGAAATGCTGGCCGAAGCGGGCCTTGATTATTACAACCACAATATCGACAGCAGCCCGGAATATTATGAACGGGTAATCTCGACCCGCGATTTTCAGTCGCGCCTCGACACGCTGGATCATGTGCGCAATTCGGGCATCAATGTATGCAGCGGCGGCATCGTGGGTATGGGCGAAACGCGTGAGGACCGCGTTGGTTTTGTGCACACTCTTGCGACTTTGGACACGCATCCTGAAAGCGTGCCGGTCAATGCGCTGGTCCCGGTAAAGGGTACTGTGCTGGGCGACATGCTGGCCGATACGCCGCTGGCGAAGATCGACGATATTGAATTTGTCCGCACGGTTGCAGTTGCGCGGATCACCATGCCGATGAGCATGGTGCGGCTGAGCGCCGGGCGGGAGAGCATGAGTGAGGCAACGCAGGCGTTGTGTTTCCTCGCCGGTGCGAATTCGATCTTCACTGGCGACAAGTTGCTGACAGCGCCGAATGCCGGGGATGACAGCGACGGGGCGTTGTTTGCCAAATTGGGCCTGACAGCGCTTCAGCAAGAAGAACCGGCCCGAGCATGCAAAGCCGTAGAGGCAGCGCAATGA
- the scpA gene encoding methylmalonyl-CoA mutase has translation MTEKPTPADWKALADKESKGRDLTWSTPEGFDIKPLYTEADHADFDPGLPGFAPFTRGVKASMYAGRPWTIRQYAGFSTAEESNAFYRRNLAMGQKGLSVAFDLATHRGYDSDHERVVGDVGKAGVAIDTVADMQVLFDQIPLDTMSVSMTMNGAVIPVMAFYIVAGERSGVPAEKLSGTIQNDILKEFMVRNTYIYPPEPSMRIVADIIAYTSANMPKFNSISISGYHMHEAGATAVQELAFTIADGKEYAEKAMATGLDIDAFAGRLSFFFGIGMNFFMEIAKLRAARTLWYKVMDGLGAQSERSKMLRTHCQTSGVSLQEQDPYNNVMRTTIEAMAATLGGTQSLHTNALDEAIALPTDFSARIARNTQLVLQEESGITNVVDPLGGSHYIEALTATLVEEAEKLMAEVDAAGGMTAYVATGAPKAAIERAAAEKQTSVDKAETVIVGVNKYRKETEDPIETLDIDNAKVRKGQIARIERVRAERDEAACQAALKALTAGCSSGGNVLELAVEAARQDATLGEISMAMEVVFGRHDATPKPVTGVYKSAYEFDRRWAQVTDGVDAVERRLGRKPRIMVAKMGQDGHDRGANVIASAFSDMGFEVISGPLFQTPQETLASALEVDVDVIGASSLAAGHKTLIPELIRLLKEAGRSDIKVTAGGVIPASDYEFLREAGVQGIYGPGSNVVECAADILTLLGHNMPPAGEDLDEAAE, from the coding sequence ATGACTGAAAAACCTACCCCCGCCGACTGGAAAGCCCTTGCTGACAAGGAATCAAAAGGCCGCGACCTGACATGGTCGACGCCCGAGGGCTTCGATATCAAACCGCTATATACAGAGGCCGATCATGCCGATTTTGATCCGGGCCTGCCTGGCTTCGCGCCGTTTACGCGCGGTGTGAAGGCCAGCATGTATGCGGGCCGTCCGTGGACGATCCGGCAGTATGCGGGTTTCTCCACCGCTGAAGAATCCAATGCGTTCTACCGCCGCAATCTGGCGATGGGGCAAAAGGGGCTGTCGGTCGCATTCGATCTGGCGACCCACCGCGGCTATGACAGCGATCACGAACGCGTGGTTGGTGATGTCGGCAAGGCAGGCGTCGCGATTGATACAGTCGCCGATATGCAGGTTCTGTTTGATCAGATCCCGCTGGATACGATGTCTGTTTCCATGACGATGAACGGCGCGGTAATCCCGGTGATGGCGTTCTATATTGTTGCAGGAGAACGCTCTGGCGTGCCTGCAGAAAAGCTTTCCGGCACAATTCAGAACGACATTCTTAAAGAGTTCATGGTCCGCAACACTTATATTTATCCGCCTGAGCCGAGCATGCGGATCGTCGCGGACATCATCGCATATACATCTGCCAACATGCCGAAATTCAACAGCATTTCGATCAGCGGCTATCACATGCACGAAGCGGGCGCGACCGCTGTTCAAGAGCTTGCTTTCACTATCGCCGATGGCAAGGAATACGCCGAGAAAGCAATGGCGACCGGCCTTGATATCGATGCATTTGCAGGGCGGCTTTCCTTCTTTTTCGGCATCGGCATGAATTTCTTCATGGAGATTGCAAAGCTGCGCGCAGCGCGGACGCTTTGGTACAAAGTGATGGACGGGCTGGGCGCGCAAAGCGAACGATCAAAAATGCTTCGGACCCATTGCCAAACGTCGGGTGTCTCTCTGCAAGAGCAGGACCCCTACAACAATGTGATGCGGACCACGATCGAGGCCATGGCGGCGACGCTGGGCGGTACGCAATCGTTGCACACCAATGCGCTGGATGAAGCCATTGCGCTGCCGACCGATTTTTCCGCGCGGATTGCCCGGAACACGCAGCTTGTCCTGCAAGAGGAAAGCGGCATCACCAATGTCGTCGATCCCTTGGGCGGGTCGCATTACATCGAAGCGCTGACGGCGACCCTTGTCGAAGAAGCCGAGAAACTGATGGCCGAGGTCGATGCGGCGGGCGGCATGACCGCTTACGTTGCGACCGGTGCGCCGAAGGCGGCGATTGAACGCGCGGCAGCGGAAAAGCAGACCAGCGTCGATAAAGCCGAAACTGTGATCGTCGGCGTCAACAAATACCGCAAGGAAACCGAAGATCCGATCGAGACGCTCGACATCGACAATGCCAAAGTCCGCAAGGGCCAGATTGCGCGCATCGAACGGGTTCGTGCAGAGCGGGACGAGGCGGCCTGTCAGGCCGCGCTTAAAGCTTTGACCGCGGGCTGTTCGTCGGGCGGCAATGTGCTTGAGCTGGCTGTCGAGGCTGCGCGTCAGGATGCGACTTTGGGCGAGATTTCGATGGCGATGGAAGTGGTCTTCGGCCGTCACGATGCGACACCGAAACCTGTGACTGGCGTGTACAAATCGGCGTATGAATTTGATCGCCGCTGGGCGCAGGTAACAGACGGCGTCGATGCAGTGGAGCGCCGATTAGGCCGCAAACCGCGCATCATGGTCGCCAAGATGGGTCAGGATGGCCACGATCGCGGCGCCAATGTAATCGCCAGCGCGTTTTCAGACATGGGTTTTGAGGTCATTTCCGGCCCGCTTTTCCAGACCCCGCAGGAAACCTTGGCAAGCGCTCTAGAGGTGGATGTCGATGTGATCGGCGCAAGTTCGCTTGCGGCGGGTCACAAGACTTTGATCCCTGAGCTGATCCGCTTGCTGAAAGAGGCCGGACGCAGCGATATCAAAGTAACGGCGGGCGGTGTGATCCCTGCAAGCGATTACGAATTCCTGCGCGAAGCTGGCGTGCAGGGAATTTACGGACCTGGCTCCAACGTGGTCGAATGTGCGGCGGATATCCTGACGCTGCTGGGCCATAATATGCCGCCTGCCGGTGAGGATCTGGACGAGGCGGCGGAGTGA